The Castanea sativa cultivar Marrone di Chiusa Pesio chromosome 4, ASM4071231v1 sequence atatatatgataaacaAATTATAGGCGTTATTGATCTAGAAAGACAAAGTGAAACAACATGTTGCTACTAATGTAACAGCTGCCCGAATTTTGAGCAACTGATTAGTAAACAATGTAAAAGCTCGTCGTAGTTTATTAGGTTTTTCCCTTAATTAAGTGTCCAttagttaataaattattattcaCTAAAAAAAGAGGCACGTTGATAAAGAAAACTAGCTCCATCATGGGCCATTAGCTTTAAAGTTACATGTATTGTAGACCAATACAATCCATGCCATTCAAGGAAGGAAAGAGtctgaaaataaaacaaaggaaCAAAAAGATATGGGAAACGtagaagagaaaagaataagTACAACATAATCTTTTTGCACTATGTACATAACCGCGGCtagaagtaaaaaaatgattttgtccACTAAAGACCACCAGGAGATGGCCTAATAGTAGCAAGACCTTGTAACCTATCATCTTGTGAATTCCAAATTGCTTCTCCAAGTAGTAACAAGTCACAATATTATGCGGAAAGTTACATACCATTCATGAGTAGAGTTGAAGTGAGTCAAAAACAGTAACTACACCGTATGATCTATTTTCtcatttaccaaaaaataaaaggatttgTCCGCTAAGGAACTAAAACCTGCCAAACTTTAATGTCACGGTCCAAACCACCGCTGTAAACAAGGTAAGCTGCTGTATTAGATGTGTTGCAACTATCAATTGCTGCAGTCAAGCACTTGACTGGGCCTGTATGCCCTTCCAACACTGCCACACAACTGTAGTTTCTATCAACACCTCTCCAAATCCTAACACTTCTATCAGCTGAACCACTACAAACCAAATCAGACACAACAGCCAAGCACAAAATGGAGCTAGTGTGACCTCTAAGCGCACCCATAACATCCATgttgccaccaccaccatcactaCTTTTCTCCCATACCACTATGGATCTATCACATGCACCAGAGTACAACAAAGACCCATCACTGCTTAGAGCCAATGCATTGACCCCAGAGTTGTGTTTGATAAGTGTGGCAATTAAACGATGTTTCTCACCTGGGTTTTTCTTCCACACCTTGATTTTCCTGTCAGCTGAGCCAGTATAAACATGTCCATCATCGGCTAATGCCAGTGCGTTTATTGCATCATCGTGTGCGTTTGTCACGGATTCTAAGCACTTAAAGTCCGATGTTCGCCAAATCTTGAGTGTCCTATCCCATGAAACGGAGTAGAGAAGTGACTCATCCTGAGACAAAGCAAGTGAAGACACAGCATCAACATGATGTACCCAAGTGCAACTCTTGTGCCTTCGAATCTGAACCTGGTTCTTAGGCATCAGGAGCTTAAAAGCACGGTCACCAAGTGTTGGAAGTGTAGCCAAGCGCGTGTACTTTTGGTGATCATCAAGTTGTTCATGGTTATTGATTTTCCATACCCGGATTTTATGGTCTTGATGAGCACTATAGAGTTTGTCAGCTTGTACCACTAGGGACTTCACGGCACCTTTCCCAGCAACTACAAAGTTGTTTGTTGAACTTTCTTGGTCTAATTGATCAGAGTCAAAAGGGTTGCGTTTCCATGACCTGATTTCTCTGTCAGAAGAGCCTGCATAGAGGAATTTTCCAGCTAGGGTGAGAGAGGATATGTAAGAGGTTTGGCCTTTGAGAGTGGTGAGGCAATAGTGGTGTGTGTTGGAAAAAAAACAGTGTTGTTGGGATTGTGAGGTGAGTGAAGGAACTGATTGGAGGCTTGGCTGAGAAAGAAGGGACTTCAACTCTAGTTGATAGTGGTTGGACTCAGATTGAGACTCATTGTTTGAGTGGTTAGACTCAGATTGTTGGCATGCCATGATTCCCATATcaaagagaaaggaaatgaaGGAATTGTTAAATATATAGTAGAGAGACAGAATTGGAGGaactttttttgttctttattttggaGAAGGTGTAGTGAGCAAAAGATATACAGTTGAATTATGGGTTAGTGTTTGGCATAAAGTGAGATGCAAGAATGGTGAATGGCccagtttcaactttcaattttcaactaTTCTAATAGTAATATAGGTAGGTGTAGGTGTAGTGTAGGAATTGGTCCTGCACAGTCAGAGGGCATCAAcctttgctcttttttttttttttttttttttttgtgtgtttttcttttcaatttttgcttGCAGAGAGGATCAACCATTAATTCTTCCAAACTAACATGGACATGTACAGAAAACCTGACCCTTCTAGGGAATGGTGGAGGTGTGGATAAGTGGGGGAATAGGTcaggaaaatggaaaaaaaaagggtgaaaatattttctggttCTAAAAATTTGGGTTAAGCTCTCATTTAGTttctgaaattttaaaattcctttttttttttaatcttcaaaaaattataaatatatcaaGACAGTTCATCCATAAGCAAAAATTATATTAACATTGctatgtaaaatgttttaccaaaatttcaaacgtaaaatattttacttcttcttgctttaattttacaatttgaccaaaaaatattttgcaattgACCAGattttacataaaaacaaacatgataaaatgtgtaaaatatttttctaaaaatatttactttaaGACAAATGGAgcaagaagaaaatattttactttgaaGATATTTTACGTAAAATAATATCTGATGCAAATTCTGGGGGTCACCCTATACCCCCAACACacatataataacaataataaaaggaGGGCATAGTAAACATTTTGTCTATATTTTCAAAGTAAAGTACCAGCCAAATTTTCGAGAATAGCAAGCTTGGTCCGCAACTATATTATAAAAGCAAAATATGTGACAGCTGGATGTGAAATTAACAATACAATAGAGAGTATGCATGTGCAAATAATGTATATTAACTAttcatataaaatttgtaaGAGCATAAAATTTAACAGCCTAGGCCCactggaaatagtgagattGGAATTCCTAAACTCAGCCTAAATCAATAGATACTTGTATAGAGGGTGGAATGAACAAGTTTGGGCTTCGCCTAAGAACACAAATAGAGAAAGAATGACTAGAGGCCTAAGGTTTAAAGATATGAATGAATCTTTACAAGTTTGCCCGAGGTCAATGATCCTGGTtgttacaaatattgttctctctctctctctctctctctctctctctcacagctATTGTTCTATATATgatctctttttcttaattctCGTTGGATCCTCCCTTTATCTAAGAGTctatttcctttatatacttcATGGCATCTTGCATCCTAGCCCTCCAtctttaatttttccaaatctCCTTAAGACACTTGCCCCATTAGACTTCtggtgaaggtggtggaaagagCTGCTGAGCTGTGGATTCACTGTTTaggtcacttcctcataaatgcagctgataaagctgTTGCCAACTATTTAAtgcaaatgaacatatgagactTTACAAGAAACTTCCCACAAAGATTCCATTTAACCCCTGAGGCACCTTCATTCATTATATCCCCCAAGGACGCTCTGTCACTTCCCATTCTCTCCTCGAACCACCTCACTCCTCCGGCCTTGGACGCCCCTTCAAGAGGAGCAATTGAAGACTACAACGGTACTTCCCATCTTCGGTCCTCGGGTCCCCCCAAaatctatataaataaatattcagtaaaaaaatataaagaatgcTATCCACCTAAGAAATCTTATTTTATGAAAGgtttaaataaatattcaagCTTGTTCTTAGTTTATTCAATAGCACAAATCACCATTAATTTATTAGCAATTGCATTCTTTTTTAAGCATTGAATACGTAGTTCGAATCTCCTATCTCACTTTCTTATTAtcaacctatatatatatctacacACACACCAAGGGTGGCGCCACCTTATGGCCAGGGTCGTCCCAagaccaccctgacctgaaaaaaaaaattttacataataatttaaaattttatatttatctacctttaaaaaaaatttgggaacaccttgaattttttttatgccaataaaattatattttgatccataatttgagcaacttaacaatatattagggtcTTTCAAGTAAAAAGAACCAcatgcttttatattcttttaagcCTGTACTACgactttacttttaatttttgctttaCCTGACACACTGTCATTGTACAACTAATTGGTCAAAGTCacgtaaatttaattttttttcattgtacaactacttttattttttctttttccgatAATTTTGActagaaaaaaatagtagttttagttaattaagtgaataaacttaaaaagttacttaatttttatataacatcaattaattcattatatatataataaaatttttatttttatgattataattAAACATGTGATTGTCCATTCtaagaaaatttgattaaatgTACACGAAAAGTGTCACTGAATATTATGTGTTTATATTTTGCTAtcatattattagtaataaacttattatatttttatttctataatttaaaattttattaattatattatttatgacgtcaccGGTTCGACCATCGGTCAGATCTCGGTCCAACTAAAAAACCAGTAACCAGTCCCTTTTTCGGTTATTTCACCATATTGGTTTATAAAACCAtggaaaaaatccaaaaaaaaaaaaagaacgaaaatctggaaaaaaaaattataataaaaccaCTAACAAGGCCCAAACCAAATGTCAATGGAAAAACCCAGTATAAGAtcaatctcatctcaaactaagACAATCACTACTCCAACACCAACACGATTATGCTTTTAAttcaacaaatattaaaaaaaatcatcactgCCTTAGCGCCTCACGAATTTACAAgtcattaaataatttaaactaaaactaaatcaaacctaaaaactagaaagaaataagaaactCACTTACTCTCTTCAGTTATCGCCGTCTATTCCTGTTTAATAACACTAAAAACAACCACAACTAAATTCCACAAGttttatgttgtaaaattttatgtatttacatatttttttaattgttgttgttgtcaatatataattttttttattaaattatataatttatgcttattgagaaatactttaaaaaagaattaacgAAGTAATATACTAAATACGTCCTTAAATTTATTggttgaaaaattatgacaattACTCAAGTAGTCTTGTCACCCAGTGATACAGCGCCTAACAAGAACAAAAAGTTCTGAGTTATTTTTAGTCACCCAAAATAAAACTTGTATAGTTGTACACTTGTACTAAACAAACACtgaaattgattaaaaaaactcAGAGCTATATATGATTGATTCCGACGGCTTTGATTTTCGGATAAGAAGGTACAAGAAAAGGACAGCCTTGGATATCAAAAGCAAGCGGTTATAGAATTGGCACCTGGCATGAGATATTTTGTATGTAATCAAGATATATACTATGATCAaacgtaaaaaataaaataaaataactttccTGTTTCAACTACAATTGGACGacttcagcaaaaaaaaaaaaaaaactattattggACGACAAACCATGCAGCTTATCTTCGAGCATCTCTTGTACTCATATATTTTACTCATCATCCACATAAAATACCCTTTTGGGAAGATTTGATTTGAGTGACCCTTACTGatcaaaccaagaaaaaaaaattaaggatttttttttagagattattaatctatggcgtccgcttctaataatagctctttattatcagaccaaaacactaatcagttttttatGTATGcagaaattgaattttagatctcttatacaaccctAGATCTCTTTAGTGTGTCTGTCTCAAGACTTACACCATAACTAGCCTTTGCTGCATTATAAAATTCATTTGCTTTCGttattatacaaaaataatacaaCAATGAGAAAATATCCCCTTATACTTGTTTGCAATGTCTACATTTTGAA is a genomic window containing:
- the LOC142631008 gene encoding protein JINGUBANG; translation: MGIMACQQSESNHSNNESQSESNHYQLELKSLLSQPSLQSVPSLTSQSQQHCFFSNTHHYCLTTLKGQTSYISSLTLAGKFLYAGSSDREIRSWKRNPFDSDQLDQESSTNNFVVAGKGAVKSLVVQADKLYSAHQDHKIRVWKINNHEQLDDHQKYTRLATLPTLGDRAFKLLMPKNQVQIRRHKSCTWVHHVDAVSSLALSQDESLLYSVSWDRTLKIWRTSDFKCLESVTNAHDDAINALALADDGHVYTGSADRKIKVWKKNPGEKHRLIATLIKHNSGVNALALSSDGSLLYSGACDRSIVVWEKSSDGGGGNMDVMGALRGHTSSILCLAVVSDLVCSGSADRSVRIWRGVDRNYSCVAVLEGHTGPVKCLTAAIDSCNTSNTAAYLVYSGGLDRDIKVWQVLVP